The Punica granatum isolate Tunisia-2019 chromosome 4, ASM765513v2, whole genome shotgun sequence genome has a window encoding:
- the LOC116205765 gene encoding probable aspartyl protease At4g16563 has translation MASPLLFFLLPLLQLVAAAASSVCVSQPILLQLTHSLSKAQFNSTPHLLRAISARSAARFRHHHRHLSAATTHHHHHRQVSLPLAPGSDYTLSFTLESDQPQPVSLYMDTGSDLVWFPCSPFKCILCEGKPTPNPALLNTSSASPVSCQSASCSAAHSARSSSDLCAIARCPLESIETSECASFSCPPFYYAYADGSFIARLYRNSISIPMSSPSLVLHNFTFGCAHSALGEPVGVAGFGRGLLSLPAQLSRHSPQLGSRFSYCLVSHSFESDRVRQPSPLILGRNTESKQKKSSVNQKEGEFVYTQMLNNPKHPYFYCVGLEGISVGRKYIPAPSSLKKVDRKGNGGMVVDSGTTFTMLPSSLYNSMVAEYEQRLGRVHERARGIEEKTGLSPCYYFDDRSKVGGSNTNVPTVSLHFAGTNESTMVLPRENYFYDFVDGGDGLSGRKRKVGCLMLMNGGDEAELGGGPTATLGNYQQQGFEVVYDLEEGKVGFARRHCASLWDSLN, from the coding sequence ATGGCCTCCCCTCTGCTGTTTTTTCTGCTGCCATTGCTGCAACTCGTCGCAGCCGCGGCCTCCTCCGTCTGTGTCTCGCAACCCATACTCCTCCAGCTAACGCACTCCCTTTCCAAGGCCCAATTTAACAGTACCCCCCACCTCCTCAGGGCCATCTCCGCCCGCTCAGCTGCCCGTTTCCGTCACCATCACCGCCACCTCTCCGCTGCCACCactcaccaccaccaccaccgccAAGTCTCTCTCCCACTTGCCCCTGGGAGCGACTACACGCTCTCCTTCACCCTCGAGTCCGACCAGCCGCAGCCTGTCTCCCTCTACATGGACACGGGAAGTGACCTCGTGTGGTTCCCCTGCTCTCCCTTCAAATGCATCCTCTGCGAAGGCAAGCCGACCCCCAACCCTGCCCTTCTCAATACCTCCTCTGCTTCCCCTGTCTCTTGCCAGTCTGCTTCCTGCTCTGCTGCTCATTCCGCTCGGTCCTCCTCTGACCTCTGCGCGATCGCCCGCTGCCCCCTCGAGTCCATCGAGACCTCAGAGTGCGCGTCCTTCTCCTGTCCGCCTTTTTACTACGCCTATGCAGACGGCAGCTTCATTGCCCGCCTCTACCGCAACTCCATTTCCATTCCCATGTCATCCCCCAGCTTGGTTCTCCACAACTTCACGTTCGGTTGTGCTCATTCGGCTCTTGGCGAGCCTGTAGGAGTGGCCGGTTTTGGCCGCGGATTACTCTCCCTACCGGCCCAGCTGTCGAGGCACTCCCCCCAGTTGGGCAGTCGTTTCTCCTACTGTCTGGTCTCTCACTCGTTCGAGTCTGACCGAGTTCGCCAGCCAAGTCCGCTCATCCTCGGTCGTAACACCGAGTCCAAGCAGAAGAAGAGCTCGGTCAATCAGAAGGAAGGTGAATTTGTCTACACCCAGATGCTTAACAACCCGAAGCATCCTTATTTCTACTGTGTTGGGCTCGAGGGGATCTCTGTAGGGAGAAAGTATATTCCGGCGCCTTCGAGTTTGAAGAAGGTTGACCGGAAAGGTAATGGTGGGATGGTGGTTGATTCCGGGACAACATTTACCATGCTGCCTTCGAGTCTGTATAACTCCATGGTGGCCGAGTATGAGCAGAGACTTGGTCGAGTCCACGAGCGGGCGAGAGGGATCGAGGAGAAAACTGGGTTGAGCCCGTGCTATTACTTCGACGATCGCAGCAAGGTCGGAGGTTCGAACACAAATGTGCCTACTGTTTCACTGCACTTTGCGGGGACCAACGAATCCACCATGGTGCTGCCCAGGGAGAACTACTTCTACGATTTCGTGGACGGCGGAGATGGGTTGTcagggaggaagaggaaggtgGGCTGCCTGATGCTGATGAACGGCGGGGACGAGGCGGAGTTGGGCGGTGGGCCCACGGCGACCCTGGGGAATTATCAGCAGCAGGGTTTTGAGGTGGTTTATGATTTGGAGGAGGGGAAGGTGGGGTTTGCCCGGCGGCACTGCGCGTCCCTCTGGGACAGCCTGAACTGA